Proteins found in one Abyssibius alkaniclasticus genomic segment:
- a CDS encoding glutamine synthetase family protein, whose translation MSKADDAVFSKFPQAFKEWLDGRRIEEVECIISDIAGVSRGKAMPWAKFSRAERMFLPLSIFYQTISGEYADMDIANQWTENDMVLVPDYSTATAAPWAGDITLQVIHDVVDTSGNPIEIVPRNVLKKVLRLYADEGWTPVVAPEIEFYLTKANIDPDLPIEPPMGRSGRRVASRQAYSMMAVDEYGKVIDDIYDFAEAAGYEIDTIIQEGGAGQIEINLIHGDPVLKADQVFYFKRLIREAAFRNDCYATFMAKPMQDEPGSAMHIHQSILDTDGKNIFNGPDDQPTDAFMSYLAGLQRYIPGAITLFAPYVNSYRRFVTTGSAPVNLEWGADNRTAGIRIPISSPAARRIENRVVGMDCNPYLALAATLACGYLGMKNKLKPREAVAGDAYNLPRAIPRSLLDGLDEFKSAPELRHILGDQFCDIYTALKLHEAEAFLQVISPWEREHLLLNV comes from the coding sequence ATGTCAAAAGCTGACGACGCTGTGTTCTCAAAATTCCCGCAGGCCTTCAAAGAGTGGCTTGATGGCCGCCGCATCGAAGAGGTGGAGTGCATCATTTCCGACATTGCCGGCGTATCGCGCGGCAAGGCGATGCCCTGGGCCAAGTTCAGCCGGGCCGAGCGGATGTTTCTGCCGCTTTCCATCTTCTATCAAACCATTTCCGGCGAATATGCCGATATGGATATCGCCAACCAATGGACCGAGAATGACATGGTTCTGGTGCCCGATTACAGCACCGCAACCGCAGCCCCCTGGGCGGGCGACATCACGCTACAGGTCATTCATGATGTGGTCGACACCTCCGGCAACCCTATCGAAATCGTGCCGCGCAATGTGCTGAAAAAGGTTCTTAGACTTTACGCCGATGAAGGCTGGACCCCGGTGGTTGCCCCCGAAATCGAATTTTACCTCACCAAGGCCAATATCGACCCCGACCTGCCGATCGAGCCGCCGATGGGCCGTTCCGGCCGCCGCGTTGCCAGCCGCCAAGCCTATTCGATGATGGCGGTCGATGAATATGGTAAAGTGATTGACGATATCTATGATTTTGCCGAAGCCGCGGGCTATGAGATAGATACGATCATCCAGGAAGGCGGCGCCGGGCAGATCGAAATCAACCTCATCCACGGCGACCCGGTGCTGAAGGCCGACCAGGTTTTCTACTTCAAGCGCCTGATCCGCGAAGCGGCCTTCCGTAATGATTGCTATGCCACTTTCATGGCCAAACCCATGCAGGACGAGCCCGGCTCGGCCATGCATATCCACCAGTCGATTCTCGATACCGATGGCAAGAACATTTTCAACGGCCCCGATGACCAGCCGACCGATGCCTTCATGTCCTATCTTGCCGGCCTGCAGCGCTATATCCCTGGCGCCATTACGCTTTTCGCGCCTTATGTGAACAGCTACCGGCGTTTTGTCACCACAGGTTCCGCCCCGGTCAACCTTGAATGGGGGGCCGATAACCGCACGGCGGGCATTCGCATTCCCATCTCATCGCCCGCCGCGCGGCGCATTGAAAACCGCGTGGTCGGCATGGATTGCAACCCCTATCTTGCGCTGGCCGCCACGCTGGCTTGCGGCTATCTTGGCATGAAGAACAAGCTCAAGCCGCGCGAGGCTGTGGCGGGCGATGCTTATAACCTGCCGCGCGCCATTCCGCGCTCCTTGCTCGACGGGCTGGACGAGTTCAAATCCGCCCCCGAGTTGCGCCACATTCTCGGCGATCAGTTCTGTGACATCTATACCGCGCTCAAACTCCATGAGGCCGAGGCGTTTTTGCAGGTCATTTCACCCTGGGAGCGGGAGCATCTGCTCCTAAACGTTTAA
- the speB gene encoding agmatinase, with translation MSETGDQAFRATSNNERWAEMTYGGALSFLRRRMTRELAGVDVVVSGVPYDASVTYRPGCRLGPRAIRAASVQLAELKAFPFGFDPFETLSVVDWGDCMVDPHHPETVTPDIVDHARKIIATGAKMLTLGGDHYTSYPLLKAHAEKYGPVALLQVDAHCDTWPDDPTRLDHGSMFGRAAAEGIIDVTKSTQLGLRTYNDSDHGFEILTAPWVHRNGIDAAVKVIAERAGNTPLYISFDIDGLDPAFAPGTGTPVPGGLSSWQGLDLIRALGPLNLIGMDVVEVSPPYDHAEITALAAAHIAHDWLCLLAAKAGAKPHAVGRL, from the coding sequence ATGAGCGAGACCGGCGACCAGGCCTTCCGTGCCACCAGCAATAACGAACGCTGGGCAGAAATGACCTATGGCGGCGCGCTGTCCTTTCTGCGCCGCCGGATGACGCGCGAGCTTGCGGGCGTCGATGTTGTCGTCTCCGGCGTGCCCTATGATGCGTCCGTCACCTATCGCCCCGGCTGTCGGCTTGGCCCGCGCGCCATTCGCGCCGCATCGGTGCAACTGGCCGAGCTGAAAGCCTTCCCCTTCGGCTTTGACCCGTTCGAAACCCTGTCGGTGGTCGATTGGGGCGATTGCATGGTCGACCCGCACCACCCCGAAACCGTCACGCCCGATATTGTGGACCACGCCCGCAAAATCATCGCGACGGGCGCCAAAATGCTTACCCTTGGCGGCGATCATTACACCTCCTATCCGCTGCTCAAGGCCCATGCCGAAAAATATGGCCCCGTCGCCTTGCTTCAGGTCGATGCGCATTGCGATACATGGCCCGATGACCCGACGCGCCTTGATCATGGCAGCATGTTTGGCCGTGCGGCGGCCGAAGGCATTATCGACGTCACCAAATCCACCCAGCTTGGGTTGCGCACCTATAATGACAGCGACCACGGCTTTGAAATCCTCACCGCGCCCTGGGTGCATCGCAACGGCATTGATGCGGCGGTGAAGGTCATTGCGGAACGCGCTGGCAATACGCCGCTTTATATTTCATTCGACATCGACGGGCTCGACCCGGCCTTTGCGCCGGGCACTGGCACGCCCGTGCCCGGCGGCCTGTCCTCCTGGCAGGGGCTGGATCTGATCCGCGCGCTTGGCCCGCTCAACCTGATCGGCATGGATGTGGTCGAGGTGTCTCCGCCATATGACCATGCCGAAATCACCGCGCTGGCTGCGGCGCATATTGCCCATGACTGGCTGTGCCTTCTGGCCGCCAAGGCCGGGGCAAAACCGCACGCAGTTGGCCGTTTATAA